One Acetobacterium sp. KB-1 DNA segment encodes these proteins:
- a CDS encoding AraC family transcriptional regulator: MDQIYRDSATTKHPILMGVFDYLEVHLTENIGLKEITQDCNVSQGYLSRIFKVEFGVSVMEYIHMRKMMLAKWYFLDNRVSLTDVAYRLGYNESSYFSKVFKKYEHVTVLEYKKSL, from the coding sequence ACCACCAAACACCCCATTCTGATGGGAGTCTTTGACTATCTGGAAGTTCACCTTACCGAAAACATTGGGCTTAAAGAAATCACTCAGGACTGCAATGTGAGCCAGGGGTATCTTAGCCGGATCTTTAAAGTGGAGTTTGGCGTCAGCGTGATGGAGTACATTCATATGCGTAAAATGATGCTGGCCAAGTGGTATTTTCTGGACAATAGAGTGAGTCTGACCGATGTGGCCTACCGTCTGGGATACAACGAGTCCAGCTATTTCAGTAAGGTCTTTAAAAAATACGAACATGTTACGGTTTTAGAATATAAAAAAAGCTTATAG